Sequence from the Maribellus comscasis genome:
GGCATCTGATATCCATTCCAATGCTTTGGGATGATGATATTCAACTCCCGTGAGCATATTTTCTGCAACCTTCCGCGATGCAAATGCCAGCTGCCGAAGCATCTCTCCAAATCCTTCCATCACTTCCAGCCGTTCTTCTTCGTCGCTTAGTTTGTCATGTCTCTCATGGCTTGAAGCTGCCCGTTCGTGCAGGCTTTGCAATAGCATAAAACGCTGAAGATAGGGGCGCAGGGGCTCCTGGTTTTCAAGTTCTCTGCCATAGTTGTTTAACACTTCTTTTATTTTTTCCAGCGTGTTAACAACATTGATGTTTAACAGGGCCAAATCTTTATTGATGGACTCTTGTTCCTGCTTTTTACTTGGGAACAGCATCGCCTTTTTTTCCAGATAATTTGCCAGCTGTTCAAATCCTACAGCCATTTGTTCATCCAGCAGGCGCCAGGGATTCTGATATAATAAAATCAAGGTAAATACTCCGTGGAAAAGCGCTCCCAGCGGAAGTAAAACCGCCTGCCAGTACCAGGCCGGACTGATTTCAATTCCCAGCATCGCGTAAATGCCAACCAGTACCGAGCCGAATGTAATTGCCCGGTAGCGCTCGCCAATTCCGCCAATAAGAATAAAAACAATGGTTGAAAGAACAAATCCTGCCCCCAGCAACCAGGTATAATTGTTTAATAGCCCAACAGAAAAACTTGAGATAAAAAAACTTACAATGGTGATTGACAGGGCTTTTATTCTTCCTTTTGGATGATCATTGGTTTCTGAAAGTGCACCGGCGAGTGCCCCCAGCGCCAGTGTTACTCCGTAAAAAGGTTTTCCGGCAACAATAAACGGAATAGCCAGAATTCCCATCGACGCAGTTGCGCGCAATGCGTTAAGCCGTCTCGGGTGACGCCAAAAATCCTGCTGAAATTTTTTAATATTTAATTGTAAGTATTGAAATTTCTCTTTGCTCATTTGCTTATTTATTTTGCAAAGCTAACGAATGAAGTTAAACAATGGTTGAAAAGAAAATACGACAATGAAAAATAAAAGATTCAGATAAACTTGATTAAAAACAAGTTCAGATTAATGGCTACATTTTGTAGTTTTGAACGAAATTAAATCTTCTACAATGAAAAAAGTACTTGTTTTGATGCTTGCGGTAATTGTTCTTTTCGCTTGCAATTCAACGTCACAAAAAAAAGAAACAATTCAAGAAAATAATACAATGAAACAGAAAGCAGAGGAGTTTGTGCCATTCGCATTAAAAACAGATTTAAACGTTTTAACAGAAAAGGAAAAACAGATGTTGCCTTTGTTATTTGACGCAGCTAAAATAATGGAAGAGATTTACTGGAAGGAAGCATTTGGCGAAAAGGATAATTTATTTAATGAAGATTTGGATGAGTACACACGTAAGTTTTTGCAAATTAATTATGGTCCGTGGGAGCGTTTGAATAATAACGAGCCCTTTTTACCGAAATATGGAAAAAAACCGGCAGGTGCCAATTTTTATCCCGCTGACCTGACAAAAGAAGAATTTAAGGGCTGGGATAATGAAAACAAAACCAGCTTGTATACCATGATTCGCAGGGGGGAAGACCGAGAATTGATTGCTATTCCGTATCATGATTTCTTTGAGGAGGAAACACAAAAAGCAGCGGATTTAATTTTGCAGGCTGCCGAGCTGGCTGAAGAAGAAGGTTTAAAAAATTATCTTCTAAAAAGAGCGGAAGCATTGTTGACAGATGAATATTTTGAAAGCGATGTTGCCTGGATGGAGATGAAAAACAACACCATCGATTTTATTGTCGGGCCCATTGAAAATTACGAAGACCAGTTGTTTGGCTACAAAGCTGCTCACGAATCATTTATTCTGATAAAAGACAAAGGATGGAGCGAAAAACTTACAAAGTTTGCTGCTTTGCTTCCGGGGCTCCAAAAGGCGCTGCCCTGCGAACAGGTATACAAAGATGAGACGCCGGGTATTGATTCCGATATGAATGTGTATGACGCCATTTTTTATGCAGGCGATTGTAATGCCGGAAGTAAAACCATTGCCATAAATTTGCCAAACGATGAGGTCGTGCGTGAAACAAAAGGAAGTCGCAAACTTCAGTTAAAAAATTCGATGCAGGCCAAATTTGATAAAATTCTGGTTCCGATATCCGACCTTCTGATTGCCGAAGATCAGCGCAAACACGTAAAATTTGATGCCTTTTTTGAAAATACAATGTTTCATGAAGTAGCACATGGTTTGGGACTTGGAAATACGACCGATAAAAGTACAACCGTTCGCGAAGCTTTAAAAGATACTTACACTTCGATTGAAGAAGGAAAAGCCGATATTCTGGGTTTGTGGTGTGTTTACAAACTAAATGAAATGGGGGAGTTGGGCGAAAAAGATATGATGGACAATTTTGTAACTTTTATGGCCGGAATTTTTCGTTCTGTTCGGTTTGGGGCCGCCAGTGCTCACGGAAAAGCGAACATGATGCGTTTTTACTATTTCCAGGAAACCGGTGCTTTTGAACGTGATGCAGATACAGGAACTTACCGAGTAAATTTTGAAAAAATGAAGGAAGCCATGCTTTCACTTTCTGAAACAATTTTGAAAATTCAGGGAGACGGTGATTACGAAGCTGCGAAATCTTTGATTGTGGAAAAAGGTTTTATTCGCGAAGAGTTGCAAAAGGATTTAATTCGAATTGGCGACGCCGGTATTCCCCGCGATATTGTTTTTGAGCAAGGACCGGAGGTACTCGGACTTTAATAAAAAATGGATAAACAGGGATTTTTTGTGGTTCCTGTTTTTTTGTTTTCATTTTTGCTTTGAACGAAGTCTTTAACTTTTTGTTAACAAGATGAACCGAAGTTTGCTTTTATATTTGTCTTGTGAGCATTTTTAAAAACATAGCAACGTTTTTTCTGGGAGCAGTATTTTTGCTGACATCTACCGGCATTGTAATTTTTGAAACCAACTGTTGTTGCTCAGAATCTGAAAAATTAAGTCTCTACATAAGTCCTGAATCCTGTCATGAAAATGAAAAGGCGCAAAAGGTGCTGGCAACAATTGATGAATGGTCTGCCGGCGAAACAAATTGTGAAGAATGTTGCAACTCCGAAAAACGGGATTGCGATTGTGCCGGACCGGAAATGAAATACATTAAGTTGGTGAACCATTTGATCAACGATGAAGTAAAATTTGTTAAACTAAAAGTACTTTCTTATACGCTGGCCAAACAGAATGATTTTTGCCTGCAACTCACAAGTGAAAACCAAAATGAAGAGGACACGGATTTTTATTCAAATCCTCCGCCACAAATAAAATCAACCCTCGATTTTCTTATTCAAATACAACAACTTAAAATCCCATTTTCTGCTTAAGATTTTGCAATTAAAATTGCTCAATAAAATTATTTGAGTTTTAATAAAAGAAATTGTTTGAAACAAGACAGGCCATTTATTTAGTCTCTCAATTTTATGTTGCCGTCTTACTTATCTTAAGCAATGAAAAATATATTAGTCTTATTTTTTTATGTATGTTTTCCTGTAATATCGTTTTCCCAAAGCATTTCAGGAAAAGTTTTTGGGAAGGGTGAAAAGGGAGAAAAGCAGCCACTTCCCGGAGTTCATATATATTGGGAAAATACCCAAAACGGTGTTGCATCAAACGACACCGGTAATTTTGAAATCAAACAAAAAGAGGGGCAGCACATGTTGGTTTTTAGTTTTGTTGGTTACACCACAAAAAAACTCCATGTTCATGGTTCAGCGCCATTGGAAGTTGTACTTGAACCCAATTTGGAAATTGAAGAGGTAACTGTAGTTCAAAAAGACCGGGGAACCTATATGTCAAAAATGGATCCGGTTCACACCGTTCGAATCGGAAATGCTGAGTTACACAAAGCTGCCTGCTGTAATTTGGCAGAAAGTTTTGAAACCAATCCTTCGGTTGATGTAAGCTACAGCGATGCGGTTACCGGTGCCAAACAAATTCGTTTACTCGGACTGGATGGTATTTACTCGCAATTGCAAACCGAAAATATGCCCAATTTACGTGGATTGGCAACCAATTTTGGTTTAACTTATGTCCCCGGTCCGTGGATGGAATCCATTCAGGTTTCCAAAGGTGCGGCTTCGGTTGTAAACGGCTACGAATCAATTGCAGGGCAAATTAATGTAAACTACAAAAAGCCTGACGATCAGGAAAAACTGTTTTTAAATGTTTTTGCCAGCGCTGAAGGACGCAAAGAATTTAACGGTAACACAAACATGAAAGTAAAAGGCGATACCATTACTACCGGATTGTTTGTACACGCCTCTGATTTATCAAAAAGAAATGATCACAACAACGATGGTTTTATCGATGAACCACTTATGCAGGTGGTAAACGTATTTAACCGTTGGAAATACAATAATTTTAAGGGATTTATGGCACAGGCTGGCATTGGATTTATGAATGAAGATCGGTTGGGTGGACAAATGGATTTCAGGGAAGATATGGAAAGAACCGTTGAAAATCCATATGGGATAAATATCAAAACCAATCGTTTGGAAGGATTCCTAAAAGGCGGTTATGTAAGCCCGAATGGCAGGACTGCCGTGGCTTTGCTTTCAAATTTTGCATACCACAAAACCAATTCTTTCTATGGCCTGAACGACTTTGATGCAGATGAAACCCGCTTTTATGCCAATCTTGTCTTAACCCGTGACCTCGATATTTACGGAAAAAATACAATTAATTCAGGAGTCAGTTTTGTTAACGACCATTTTAATGAAAGCCTGTACTCCAACCCAATAGCGCGTACTGAACAAGTGCCGGGAGTGTTTGCAGAATATACGCTAAAACCAAATGAACAATTTACGCTGATGGCCGGAATTCGTGCTGATTTTCATAATAATTTCGGAACTTTTGTTACACCGCGTATGCACATGCGTTACCGGTTTTCAGAAAATTATACATTTAGAATCAATGCAGGAAAAGGATATCGCACTGCGAATGTGGTTTCGGAAAATATCTTTCTTCTGGCCAATGCCCGTCCGCTTTTATGGAGCGACGATTCCTTTCAGGAAGAAGCATGGAATTTTGGTGCAAGTTTTATTCAGGATTATGTGCTTTTTGACCGCGATTTGCAAATCAATGCCGAGTATTTTTATACCCGGTTTCAATCGCAGTTAGTGGTCGATCGTGAAACTTCGGCAGAGAATATTATTCTTTCGCCACTGAATGGAAAATCATATGCAGGAAGTTTACAATTTGATATGCGTTACCAACCAGTTGAGAGGCTTGATGTGTTGCTGGCCTACCGTATAAACGATATAAAACAAACCATTGGCGGAGTATTAAAGGAGAAACCGCTCACAAGCCGTTACAAAGGCTTGATAAACTTAAATTACACCACTAACTTAAAAAAATGGATGTTCGACTATACCATACAATTTAACGGTGGAGGTCGTATTCCAGTGGTTTCTTCTGATGCTGCAATTGCAACAGGCCCTGAAGAGTTTGACCCTTTTACTGTTATGAATGCACAAATAACCAAATACTTCCGATACTGGAATATTTATGTTGGATCGGAGAATCTGGCTGGTTTTAAACAGAAAAATCCCGTAACAGACGCCGCTCATCCGTATGGAGAATTTTTTGACGCTACCAATGTTTGGGGCCCTGTGCTTGGCCGCCGTATTTATGTTGGACTACGATTTCATTTAAACCATTAATAAAACAAAAAAATTATGAAGAAATTAATTTTAATGGCCCTTGTTATTTTTTTAGGGGCGACAGTGAATTCAACATTCGCACAAAAAGAGACAAAAGTCGTATGCTTTAAAAGCAGCATGGATTGCGAAAATTGTCAGAAAACACTAACCGAACATCTTCGTTTTGAAAAAGGTGTAAAAGATTTAAAGGTGGATTTTAATACCAATACTATTTTTCTGGAATATAAAACAGGAAAAAATAACGACGAAGCCATCGCAAAATCTATCGAAAAAAAGGGGTACAAAGCAGAAAAAATTTCCGAGGACGAATACCATGCTTTGGTAGATAATCAGGAAGTGAAAAAAGAATAGAAAGGGGAAGTTTTAGTATAATACGCTATGACTGGATTTTAAAAAGGGACACTTTGCTGTCCCTTTTTTTGAATATGGCTGATATTAACTGAACATAATTTCATATTTTGTTTCTTTTTGAAAAACAGAAAAGTCTATGTCTGATGCTTCTGTGTGGATGAAAATATTTTTATCCTTTTGAAAATGTTGTTATTTTTGGCTTCGAATGATAAAACACAGGACAAATCATAGTGAACAACAACCTGACACATAGAATTAACCAGAAAAAAACGGTTGCCTTATTTTTTGTTTTTGTCTTTGGCTATCTGATTATCCTGATTTTTTTAATTGGAGCGCTTTATTTTTCTACGGAAAAAAGAATCAAAAATGAAATAAAAGCCGAAGAAAGATACACCTGTTTAAAAACGAGCGATATTACAAACGAAATTGTCAGGCAGATAAAATCAGATGTTTTATTTCTCACCCGGCAAACAAAATTATTCTCCGAGCAGTCGAGATATGAGTTTGAGAAACATCTTGTTGAAACTTATTATGAATTTGCTCTGTCAAAGGAAACATACAACCAGATTCGTTATATCGATGTTTCCGGAAAAGAAAAGGTCAGAATTAACTATACAGAAGGAAAAGCCGAAATTGTTGATAAAGGGAAACTTCAGGATAAATCAAAAAGGTATTATTTTCAGGAGATAAAAAGCTTGCCACAGGATTCCGTCTTTTTTTCTCCTATGGATTTGAACGTGGAGAAGGATACGATAGAAGTTCCTTTTAAGCCAATGATACGCATCGGTTCCCCTGTTTTTAACCGGCAAAAGGAGTTGACAGGGATGGTGGTTGTTAATTTTTTTGGCGATATTATCATCGATAAACTTATTTCCGAGGATGAAAGTAACAATGGAGAACTCTTATTTCTGAATAAAAACGGGTATTATTTTATTGGTCTTGAAAAAGATGTGGAATGGGGGTTTATGTTTGATGAGAAAAAAGACAAAACCTTTTTTTATGATTTTCCGGAAGAGAGTAAAATGGTTTATGAAGGCCGGGAAGGAACATTTTCAACTGCCAAAGGTATGTTTACTTTTGCTACGGTAAATCCTCTTTCCAAAGGATTTACGGACAAAGATAAAGGCGGTCGTAATTTTCTCCTTTGGAAATTAATATCTTTTGTCTCTGCCAAAGATTTGAACTTGATTATTTTGGAGGAAGTTAAATCCTGGTGGTTAGTTTTTGTTTTTATGAGTTTGATATTTATAACGCTTTTTTGGTTTTTGTCGCGAAATATCAATTTAAAAATTGAAGCGCGGCGGCAGCTGGTCGAACGGAATAGAGAATTGAGCTATGCAAATGCAACAAAAGATAAATTTTTTTCGATAATTGCCCACGATTTAAAATCACCGTTTGCCGGTTTACTTGGGCTGTCGGAAGTTTTAGCAGAAAATGCGGCAAATCTTTCAGAAGAGAAATTAAATTCGGTGACCAGGTCGGTTTACACCACAGCCAAAAATATTTTTGTACTGCTTGAAAATTTGCTGCAATGGGCACGTTTACAAACCGACAAGCTGGCCGTCAGTCTGGAGGAAGTGAACATGAATGAAATGTTGTTTGAGACAGTTGATTTGTTGCAAAAGACGGCGTCTCAAAAGCAAATTACTCTCACCAATGAAATTCCGGACGGTTTGAAAATTTATGTGGATGATGAAATGATTAAAACAGTATTTCGCAATATTATTTCTAATGCGGTAAAGTTTACGTCCGCCGGCGGAGAGATTAAATTAAGTGCAAGCGCAAAACCCGGAGACAAATTGGTTGAAGTTAAAATTCAGGACAATGGAATTGGAATGGACAATGAGCAGCTGAAAAATCTTTTCCGGATTGGTAAAGTTAAATCGAAACCGGGGACTGCAAACGAAAAAGGAACCGGACTTGGATTGATCTTATGCAAAGAATTTGTCGATCTCAACAACGGAAAACTTGCTGTTGAAAGTGAACCGGGAAAAGGAACGTTGTTTTCTGTTTTTCTGCCAGCGGCACCCCGGTAAATGTGAATTTATCCGGACCAAACTACGGATAAATTGTGTTGATTCAAAAAGTCAAATACAAAATATATATAATTTAAAAATCACCCAATGACTCAAAAACACTCTTTTTTATTCATCATTCTTTTATTATCTGCTTTTTTGACAAATGCACAGGAAAAGTGTTCTGTCCGGACAAGCATTGGTACTGCAAGTGGCATTGATGCTGTTGACGGATTTTATTTTTCTTTTGATATTGGAATTCCACTGGTAAAATCTCTGGAAATTTCACCGACATTCAATTTTTTTTCAACGCTCCCTACAGAAAGGTTGAATAACGGTTGGAACCGAAATACCGGTGCATTGATGTACTCATTGCCGGAAGGAGACAGAATGCACTATTCCGGTAATATTATGGGCTCAATGAGTATGCTTTTACTTTTTAAACCTTTCGCGCTATCCGGTAATTTAAAACTAAAAAGAAGACATGAACTTGCATTTGGAGCAGGTTTGGGCATAAAGAGTTATGCATCTGTGCGTTCAACTTATGAAAGTAATGGAGCCCATTCAGAGTTAATTGCTTTAGGGGCAAAATCGGCATGGACAATCGAGCCATATTTTGCGAAAGCTTTTTATAACTATCATTTTGCGAATCGCTTTTTTGCTGGCGTAGTTGCCAGTCTTGATGGCTTCGACGGGGAAGCGGTAGCTTTGTTTGGAGTACAGTTTGGAATTCGTTTTAAGTAATAGAGGTCGCCTCCATATAAGATGTTTTTTACCTCAAAGTTAAAGTAGTGAACTTTGGTGCTTTGATAGTATTGAAGGGGGAACCGATCATACATTTGCTGAGGCACCCGGTACCCTGTTTTCCTACATTATCGTTTAAGCGATATAAAATATTTTTGTTAGGATAGGATCAATATGGCACAAATGAAATTTGTTTTAGGTAAAAACAACATGATAACCGCCTGTAAGAAATTCCAGA
This genomic interval carries:
- a CDS encoding dipeptidyl-peptidase 3 family protein — protein: MKKVLVLMLAVIVLFACNSTSQKKETIQENNTMKQKAEEFVPFALKTDLNVLTEKEKQMLPLLFDAAKIMEEIYWKEAFGEKDNLFNEDLDEYTRKFLQINYGPWERLNNNEPFLPKYGKKPAGANFYPADLTKEEFKGWDNENKTSLYTMIRRGEDRELIAIPYHDFFEEETQKAADLILQAAELAEEEGLKNYLLKRAEALLTDEYFESDVAWMEMKNNTIDFIVGPIENYEDQLFGYKAAHESFILIKDKGWSEKLTKFAALLPGLQKALPCEQVYKDETPGIDSDMNVYDAIFYAGDCNAGSKTIAINLPNDEVVRETKGSRKLQLKNSMQAKFDKILVPISDLLIAEDQRKHVKFDAFFENTMFHEVAHGLGLGNTTDKSTTVREALKDTYTSIEEGKADILGLWCVYKLNEMGELGEKDMMDNFVTFMAGIFRSVRFGAASAHGKANMMRFYYFQETGAFERDADTGTYRVNFEKMKEAMLSLSETILKIQGDGDYEAAKSLIVEKGFIREELQKDLIRIGDAGIPRDIVFEQGPEVLGL
- a CDS encoding TonB-dependent receptor, producing the protein MKNILVLFFYVCFPVISFSQSISGKVFGKGEKGEKQPLPGVHIYWENTQNGVASNDTGNFEIKQKEGQHMLVFSFVGYTTKKLHVHGSAPLEVVLEPNLEIEEVTVVQKDRGTYMSKMDPVHTVRIGNAELHKAACCNLAESFETNPSVDVSYSDAVTGAKQIRLLGLDGIYSQLQTENMPNLRGLATNFGLTYVPGPWMESIQVSKGAASVVNGYESIAGQINVNYKKPDDQEKLFLNVFASAEGRKEFNGNTNMKVKGDTITTGLFVHASDLSKRNDHNNDGFIDEPLMQVVNVFNRWKYNNFKGFMAQAGIGFMNEDRLGGQMDFREDMERTVENPYGINIKTNRLEGFLKGGYVSPNGRTAVALLSNFAYHKTNSFYGLNDFDADETRFYANLVLTRDLDIYGKNTINSGVSFVNDHFNESLYSNPIARTEQVPGVFAEYTLKPNEQFTLMAGIRADFHNNFGTFVTPRMHMRYRFSENYTFRINAGKGYRTANVVSENIFLLANARPLLWSDDSFQEEAWNFGASFIQDYVLFDRDLQINAEYFYTRFQSQLVVDRETSAENIILSPLNGKSYAGSLQFDMRYQPVERLDVLLAYRINDIKQTIGGVLKEKPLTSRYKGLINLNYTTNLKKWMFDYTIQFNGGGRIPVVSSDAAIATGPEEFDPFTVMNAQITKYFRYWNIYVGSENLAGFKQKNPVTDAAHPYGEFFDATNVWGPVLGRRIYVGLRFHLNH
- a CDS encoding heavy-metal-associated domain-containing protein, whose protein sequence is MKKLILMALVIFLGATVNSTFAQKETKVVCFKSSMDCENCQKTLTEHLRFEKGVKDLKVDFNTNTIFLEYKTGKNNDEAIAKSIEKKGYKAEKISEDEYHALVDNQEVKKE
- a CDS encoding sensor histidine kinase — protein: MNNNLTHRINQKKTVALFFVFVFGYLIILIFLIGALYFSTEKRIKNEIKAEERYTCLKTSDITNEIVRQIKSDVLFLTRQTKLFSEQSRYEFEKHLVETYYEFALSKETYNQIRYIDVSGKEKVRINYTEGKAEIVDKGKLQDKSKRYYFQEIKSLPQDSVFFSPMDLNVEKDTIEVPFKPMIRIGSPVFNRQKELTGMVVVNFFGDIIIDKLISEDESNNGELLFLNKNGYYFIGLEKDVEWGFMFDEKKDKTFFYDFPEESKMVYEGREGTFSTAKGMFTFATVNPLSKGFTDKDKGGRNFLLWKLISFVSAKDLNLIILEEVKSWWLVFVFMSLIFITLFWFLSRNINLKIEARRQLVERNRELSYANATKDKFFSIIAHDLKSPFAGLLGLSEVLAENAANLSEEKLNSVTRSVYTTAKNIFVLLENLLQWARLQTDKLAVSLEEVNMNEMLFETVDLLQKTASQKQITLTNEIPDGLKIYVDDEMIKTVFRNIISNAVKFTSAGGEIKLSASAKPGDKLVEVKIQDNGIGMDNEQLKNLFRIGKVKSKPGTANEKGTGLGLILCKEFVDLNNGKLAVESEPGKGTLFSVFLPAAPR